One part of the Sciurus carolinensis chromosome 4, mSciCar1.2, whole genome shotgun sequence genome encodes these proteins:
- the Clu gene encoding clusterin isoform X2, producing the protein MKTLLLCVGLLLTWGDGQVLGEPLVSNQELQEMSTQGSKYINKEIQNAVKGVKEIKTLIEKTNEERKSLLDTLEEAKKKKEEALDETRESEMKLKATPGVCNETMMALWEECKPCLKQTCMKFYARVCRSGSGLVGRQLEEFLNQSSPFYFWMNGDRIDSLLESDRQQNHILDAMEDSFTRASGIMDALFQDSFFTHEPQDTRYFSPFTLPHRRPHFLYHKSRLARSLLPLSPYGHLGFQDMFQPFFEMIRQAQQAMDVPFHDPGSQSPGMDFMREGDDDPKAVCKEIRHNSTGCLKMKDRCDKCQEILSVDCSTNSPAQAQLRQELNDSLQVAESLTQRYEELLRSYQRKMSSTSTLLGQLNAQLGWLSQLANLTQGQDQSYLRVSTVTSHSSDSDSPSRVTEVVVKLFDSDPITLVIPEDPRDNPKFMDTVAEKALQEYRRKNR; encoded by the exons ATGAAGACTCTGCTGCTGTGTGTGGGGCTGCTGCTGACCTGGGGCGACGGGCAGGTCCTGGGAGAACCGCTGGTCTCCAACCAGGAGCTGCAGG AAATGTCCACCCAGGGGAGTAAGTACATTAACAAGGAAATCCAGAACGCTGTCAAGGGGGTGAAAGAGATAAAGACTCtaatagaaaaaacaaatgagGAACGCAAGTCGCTGCTGGACACCTTAGAGGAGgccaagaagaagaaagag GAGGCCCTGGATGAGACCAGGGAATCTGAAATGAAGCTGAAGGCGACGCCAGGAGTGTGCAACGAGACCATGATGGCGCTGTGGGAAGAGTGTAAGCCCTGCCTGAAGCAGACCTGCATGAAGTTCTACGCTCGCGTCTGCAGAAGTGGCTCGGGCCTGGTGGGCCGCCAG CTGGAGGAGTTCCTGAACCAGAGCTCGCCCTTCTACTTCTGGATGAACGGCGACCGCATCGACTCCCTCCTGGAGAGCGACCGGCAGCAGAACCACATCCTGGATGCCATGGAGGACAGCTTCACCCGGGCGTCGGGGATCATGGACGCCCTCTTCCAGGACAGTTTCTTCACCCACGAGCCCCAGGACACCCGCTACTTCTCGCCCTTTACCCTTCCCCACCGGAGGCCTCACTTCCTCTACCACAAGTCCCGCCTAGCCCGCAGCCTCTTGCCCCTCTCCCCCTACGGGCATCTGGGCTTCCAGGACATGTTCCAGCCCTTCTTCGAAATGATACGCCAGGCTCAGCAGGCCATGGATGTCCCGTTCCACGACCCAGGCTCCCAGTCCCCCGGCATGGACTTCATGAGAG AAGGCGACGATGACCCGAAGGCTGTGTGCAAGGAGATCCGCCACAATTCCACGGGGTGCCTGAAGATGAAGGACCGGTGTGACAAGTGCCAGGAGATCTTGTCTGTGG ACTGCTCCACCAACAGCCCGGCCCAGGCTCAGCTGCGCCAGGAGCTTAACGACTCCCTGCAGGTGGCCGAGAGCCTGACGCAGAGGTACGAGGAGCTGCTCCGTTCCTACCAGCGGAAGATGTCCAGCACCTCCACCCTGCTGGGGCAGCTCAACGCGCAGCTCGGCTGGCTGTCCCAGCTGGCCAACCTCACCCAGGGCCAAGACCAGTCCTATCTCCGGGTCTCCACC GTGACCTCCCACAGTTCCGACTCTGACTCCCCCTCCCGTGTCACTGAGGTGGTTGTGAAACTCTTCGACTCAGACCCCATCACTCTGGTAATCCCAGAGGACCCCAGGGACAACCCTAAGTTCATGGACACTGTGGCAGAGAAAGCCTTGCAGGAGTACCGCAGGAAGAACCGGTAG
- the Clu gene encoding clusterin isoform X1: MKTLLLCVGLLLTWGDGQVLGEPLVSNQELQEMSTQGSKYINKEIQNAVKGVKEIKTLIEKTNEERKSLLDTLEEAKKKKEEALDETRESEMKLKATPGVCNETMMALWEECKPCLKQTCMKFYARVCRSGSGLVGRQLEEFLNQSSPFYFWMNGDRIDSLLESDRQQNHILDAMEDSFTRASGIMDALFQDSFFTHEPQDTRYFSPFTLPHRRPHFLYHKSRLARSLLPLSPYGHLGFQDMFQPFFEMIRQAQQAMDVPFHDPGSQSPGMDFMREGDDDPKAVCKEIRHNSTGCLKMKDRCDKCQEILSVDCSTNSPAQAQLRQELNDSLQVAESLTQRYEELLRSYQRKMSSTSTLLGQLNAQLGWLSQLANLTQGQDQSYLRVSTVTSHSSDSDSPSRVTEVVVKLFDSDPITLVIPEDPRDNPKFMDTVAEKALQEYRRKNREE; the protein is encoded by the exons ATGAAGACTCTGCTGCTGTGTGTGGGGCTGCTGCTGACCTGGGGCGACGGGCAGGTCCTGGGAGAACCGCTGGTCTCCAACCAGGAGCTGCAGG AAATGTCCACCCAGGGGAGTAAGTACATTAACAAGGAAATCCAGAACGCTGTCAAGGGGGTGAAAGAGATAAAGACTCtaatagaaaaaacaaatgagGAACGCAAGTCGCTGCTGGACACCTTAGAGGAGgccaagaagaagaaagag GAGGCCCTGGATGAGACCAGGGAATCTGAAATGAAGCTGAAGGCGACGCCAGGAGTGTGCAACGAGACCATGATGGCGCTGTGGGAAGAGTGTAAGCCCTGCCTGAAGCAGACCTGCATGAAGTTCTACGCTCGCGTCTGCAGAAGTGGCTCGGGCCTGGTGGGCCGCCAG CTGGAGGAGTTCCTGAACCAGAGCTCGCCCTTCTACTTCTGGATGAACGGCGACCGCATCGACTCCCTCCTGGAGAGCGACCGGCAGCAGAACCACATCCTGGATGCCATGGAGGACAGCTTCACCCGGGCGTCGGGGATCATGGACGCCCTCTTCCAGGACAGTTTCTTCACCCACGAGCCCCAGGACACCCGCTACTTCTCGCCCTTTACCCTTCCCCACCGGAGGCCTCACTTCCTCTACCACAAGTCCCGCCTAGCCCGCAGCCTCTTGCCCCTCTCCCCCTACGGGCATCTGGGCTTCCAGGACATGTTCCAGCCCTTCTTCGAAATGATACGCCAGGCTCAGCAGGCCATGGATGTCCCGTTCCACGACCCAGGCTCCCAGTCCCCCGGCATGGACTTCATGAGAG AAGGCGACGATGACCCGAAGGCTGTGTGCAAGGAGATCCGCCACAATTCCACGGGGTGCCTGAAGATGAAGGACCGGTGTGACAAGTGCCAGGAGATCTTGTCTGTGG ACTGCTCCACCAACAGCCCGGCCCAGGCTCAGCTGCGCCAGGAGCTTAACGACTCCCTGCAGGTGGCCGAGAGCCTGACGCAGAGGTACGAGGAGCTGCTCCGTTCCTACCAGCGGAAGATGTCCAGCACCTCCACCCTGCTGGGGCAGCTCAACGCGCAGCTCGGCTGGCTGTCCCAGCTGGCCAACCTCACCCAGGGCCAAGACCAGTCCTATCTCCGGGTCTCCACC GTGACCTCCCACAGTTCCGACTCTGACTCCCCCTCCCGTGTCACTGAGGTGGTTGTGAAACTCTTCGACTCAGACCCCATCACTCTGGTAATCCCAGAGGACCCCAGGGACAACCCTAAGTTCATGGACACTGTGGCAGAGAAAGCCTTGCAGGAGTACCGCAGGAAGAACCG agaggaATGA